A single Agromyces sp. CF514 DNA region contains:
- a CDS encoding diacylglycerol kinase family protein encodes MVRGGKQQAAETAGDQPRVAVIFNPSKQGVENLRKAITEVAALQGFAEPLWIETTVDDPGKGMAHEARESKVDLVIAAGGDGTVRSVAAGLRDSGLPMGIVPIGTGNLFARNVDIPVNDMRDAVVLAFSGLDRAVDVVVADITRPNGDTETHTSLVMAGIGIDATMISSTNPDLKKRVGWLAYVDAGLRALPASKPYRAYYRTDAGRLHRSKVSTILVANLGYLPGNIELIPDAQLDDGRLDMAVLQPRNFLEWLFIWRKVTWENPVLRKSAIGRQIMDLTGGSRRREIVYSRGRSVDIEIGEGAEEFEIDGDEFGTVVSARFTVDPAALIIRVPSLD; translated from the coding sequence GTGGTGCGGGGCGGCAAGCAGCAGGCGGCGGAGACCGCAGGCGATCAGCCGCGCGTCGCGGTGATCTTCAACCCGAGCAAGCAGGGCGTCGAGAACCTGCGCAAGGCGATCACCGAGGTCGCCGCGCTCCAGGGCTTCGCCGAGCCCCTGTGGATCGAGACGACGGTCGACGACCCGGGCAAGGGCATGGCCCACGAGGCGCGCGAGTCGAAGGTCGACCTCGTCATCGCAGCGGGCGGCGACGGCACGGTTCGCTCGGTCGCCGCCGGGCTCCGCGACAGCGGCCTGCCCATGGGCATCGTGCCGATCGGCACCGGCAACCTGTTCGCCCGGAACGTCGACATCCCCGTCAACGACATGCGCGACGCCGTCGTGCTCGCATTCTCCGGCCTCGACCGCGCGGTCGACGTGGTCGTCGCCGACATCACCCGCCCGAACGGCGACACCGAGACCCACACGTCGCTGGTCATGGCCGGCATCGGCATCGACGCCACCATGATCTCGAGCACGAACCCCGACCTGAAGAAGCGTGTGGGCTGGCTCGCCTACGTCGACGCCGGGCTCCGCGCGCTGCCCGCCTCGAAGCCGTATCGGGCCTACTACCGCACGGATGCCGGCCGCTTGCACCGGTCGAAGGTCTCGACCATCCTCGTGGCGAACCTCGGCTACCTGCCGGGCAACATCGAGCTGATCCCCGACGCCCAGCTCGACGACGGACGCCTCGACATGGCCGTGCTGCAGCCGCGCAACTTCCTCGAGTGGCTCTTCATCTGGCGCAAGGTCACATGGGAGAACCCGGTGCTGCGCAAGTCCGCCATCGGCCGGCAGATCATGGACCTCACCGGCGGCAGCCGTCGCCGCGAGATCGTCTACTCGCGCGGGCGCTCGGTCGACATCGAGATCGGCGAGGGAGCCGAGGAGTTCGAGATCGACGGCGACGAGTTCGGCACCGTCGTGTCGGCGCGGTTCACGGTCGATCCCGCCGCGCTCATCATCCGCGTGCCGTCGCTCGACTGA
- a CDS encoding LCP family protein, with product MTDDRQHSSRNAAKNPSFARHGRLKRHSLLRSIGKVVASVAAVALVSGSAVAAYAAWDLASTAQPTVTLGNEDVLEGVPDVGAMEGGINLLVVGSDSRQGQGEAFGDPTEETAVLNDVTMLLHISEDHTNASVVSFPRDMLVDIPACTDPEDPNGDPLYEQSGVKINTVLSYGGLGCVVKTVESLVGVTIPFAGIVQFMGVAGLSEAVGGVEVCVADPIEDEYTGTFLDAGMHTLSGVAALQFLRTRHGVGDGSDLARISNQQVFLSSLARTLQSNGTLTDPAKLYGIAKAALANMQLSDSLMDPTRMISIAKALKDTDLAKIAFIQYPTAYVEGGGAVAPTDSAEYVNTALQNDMPVTFDAAAQESAFASAGDPSAIPADPADTTEPAPDDAATEEVPADDTAVEAPADPAVPASTEALPSDVSGQTAAETRCSSGRTLDDQ from the coding sequence GTGACCGACGATCGCCAGCACAGCTCCCGCAACGCCGCCAAGAACCCCTCCTTTGCACGCCACGGGCGTCTGAAGCGCCACAGCCTGTTGCGTTCGATCGGAAAGGTCGTCGCGTCCGTCGCGGCGGTCGCGCTCGTCTCCGGATCGGCCGTGGCAGCCTACGCCGCGTGGGATCTCGCGAGCACCGCCCAACCCACCGTGACCCTCGGCAACGAGGACGTGCTCGAGGGCGTGCCAGACGTCGGAGCGATGGAAGGCGGCATCAACCTCCTGGTGGTCGGCAGCGACAGCCGTCAGGGGCAGGGCGAGGCGTTCGGCGACCCGACTGAAGAGACGGCCGTGCTGAACGACGTCACGATGCTGCTGCACATCTCCGAAGACCACACGAACGCATCGGTCGTGAGCTTCCCCCGCGACATGCTCGTCGACATCCCCGCGTGCACCGACCCTGAAGACCCGAACGGCGATCCGCTGTACGAGCAGTCCGGCGTCAAGATCAACACGGTGCTCTCGTACGGCGGCCTCGGCTGCGTCGTGAAGACCGTCGAGAGCCTCGTCGGCGTGACCATCCCGTTCGCCGGCATCGTGCAGTTCATGGGCGTCGCAGGGCTGTCCGAGGCGGTCGGCGGCGTCGAGGTCTGCGTCGCGGATCCTATCGAAGACGAGTACACCGGCACGTTCCTCGATGCCGGCATGCACACGCTCTCCGGCGTCGCAGCGCTGCAGTTCCTCCGCACGCGTCACGGCGTCGGCGACGGCAGCGACCTGGCCCGCATCTCGAACCAGCAGGTGTTCCTCTCGTCGCTCGCGCGCACGCTGCAGTCCAACGGCACCCTCACCGATCCCGCGAAGCTCTACGGCATCGCCAAGGCCGCCCTCGCGAACATGCAGCTGTCCGACAGCCTCATGGACCCGACGCGCATGATCTCGATCGCCAAGGCCCTCAAGGACACCGATCTGGCCAAGATCGCCTTCATCCAGTACCCGACCGCGTACGTCGAGGGCGGGGGCGCCGTCGCGCCGACCGATTCCGCCGAGTACGTCAACACCGCGCTGCAGAACGACATGCCGGTGACGTTCGACGCGGCCGCTCAGGAGTCGGCCTTCGCGTCGGCGGGCGATCCCAGTGCGATCCCAGCCGATCCCGCAGACACGACGGAGCCCGCTCCCGACGATGCCGCCACCGAAGAGGTGCCCGCCGACGACACCGCGGTCGAAGCACCGGCGGATCCGGCCGTTCCCGCTTCGACCGAAGCGCTGCCGAGCGACGTCTCGGGTCAGACCGCTGCCGAGACGCGCTGCTCGTCGGGCCGCACGCTCGACGACCAGTAG
- the pheA gene encoding prephenate dehydratase yields MTDAAPARPEDTYSYLGPAGTFTEAALKQVPEAAGKTWRSVNNVGEALADVTSGRSIAAVIAIENSIEGGVSATQDALATVPGLRIVGEYLVPVNFVLVARHGTTLDDVRTVNAHPVAYAQSRGWLERHLPEHGHIPASSNVQSAASLFDADNTADAAVAPPGITDHHDVTVLARDIGDNPNAVTRFVLVSRSRVLPEPTGADKTSLIVELPSDEPGALLAMLEQFSTRGVNLSLLESRPIGDALGRYRFVVDLDGHVADERVADALLGLRRTSPNVIFLGSYPRADQREIEYHAKYDDEIFIEARDWLRGLLSGEPD; encoded by the coding sequence ATGACGGATGCCGCACCTGCACGCCCGGAGGACACCTACTCCTACCTGGGGCCGGCGGGCACGTTCACCGAGGCCGCACTGAAGCAGGTGCCCGAGGCGGCAGGCAAGACGTGGCGCTCGGTCAACAACGTGGGCGAAGCACTGGCGGATGTCACGAGCGGCCGCTCGATCGCCGCCGTCATCGCGATCGAGAACTCGATCGAGGGCGGGGTCTCGGCCACGCAGGACGCGCTCGCGACGGTGCCGGGCCTGCGCATCGTCGGCGAGTACCTGGTGCCCGTGAACTTCGTGCTCGTCGCACGCCACGGCACGACGCTCGACGACGTGCGCACCGTCAACGCGCACCCGGTCGCCTACGCCCAGTCGCGCGGATGGCTCGAACGGCACCTGCCAGAGCACGGCCACATCCCCGCCTCGAGCAACGTGCAGTCCGCGGCATCCCTCTTCGACGCCGACAACACGGCCGACGCCGCGGTCGCCCCGCCCGGCATCACCGACCACCACGACGTGACCGTGCTCGCCCGCGACATCGGCGACAACCCGAACGCGGTGACGCGGTTCGTGCTGGTCTCGCGGTCGCGCGTGCTGCCCGAGCCCACGGGCGCCGACAAGACGAGCCTCATCGTCGAACTGCCGAGCGACGAACCCGGCGCGCTGCTCGCGATGCTCGAGCAGTTCTCGACGCGAGGCGTGAACCTCTCGCTGCTCGAGTCCCGCCCCATCGGCGACGCCCTCGGGCGCTACCGCTTCGTGGTCGACCTCGATGGGCATGTGGCCGACGAGCGCGTCGCCGACGCCCTGCTCGGCCTCCGGCGCACGAGCCCGAACGTGATCTTCCTCGGCTCGTATCCCCGCGCCGACCAGCGCGAGATCGAGTACCACGCGAAGTACGATGACGAGATCTTCATCGAGGCGCGCGACTGGCTGCGCGGCCTGCTGAGCGGCGAGCCCGACTGA
- a CDS encoding HAD family hydrolase — protein sequence MSERMPRADLRAPDHADAPIRPTEDPWFVALDVDGTIMHEDETIDPAVASAVASARDRGHDVTIATGRSWAGTSTVLDALGLRPEYVVCANGAVTMKLDDAASDKAASDRAASDRYVRSHVETFDPTKALERIRSFLPEGRFMVELPDGERLYTAGMDTWNLDSARQVEFEGLFVPSATRVVVVSPEHETQEFMDLVAGMGLHQVSYAIGWTAWLDIAPDGVSKATALERVRGWQGHELNRVIAVGDGRNDIEMFTWAGAAGRAVAMGQSPDEVKAAATEVTGGIDEAGLAEVLDTLP from the coding sequence ATGAGCGAGCGGATGCCGCGGGCCGACCTCCGGGCACCGGATCACGCCGACGCGCCCATCCGCCCGACTGAAGACCCGTGGTTCGTCGCGCTCGACGTCGACGGCACGATCATGCACGAAGACGAGACCATCGATCCCGCGGTGGCTTCGGCCGTGGCATCCGCCCGGGATCGCGGGCACGACGTCACGATCGCGACCGGCCGCTCGTGGGCCGGCACGTCGACCGTGCTCGACGCGCTCGGCCTCCGCCCCGAGTACGTGGTCTGCGCGAACGGCGCCGTGACGATGAAGCTCGACGACGCGGCGTCCGACAAGGCGGCGTCCGACAGGGCTGCGTCCGACAGGTACGTGCGATCGCACGTCGAGACGTTCGACCCGACGAAGGCGCTCGAGCGCATCCGGTCGTTCCTGCCGGAGGGGCGGTTCATGGTCGAGCTGCCCGACGGCGAGCGGCTCTACACGGCGGGAATGGACACCTGGAATCTCGACTCGGCCCGCCAGGTCGAGTTCGAGGGCCTGTTCGTGCCGAGTGCGACGCGAGTTGTCGTGGTCTCGCCCGAACACGAGACGCAGGAGTTCATGGACCTCGTCGCGGGCATGGGCCTGCACCAGGTCAGCTACGCGATCGGCTGGACCGCCTGGCTCGACATCGCGCCCGACGGCGTCAGCAAGGCGACCGCGCTCGAGCGCGTGCGCGGCTGGCAGGGGCACGAGCTGAACCGCGTCATCGCCGTCGGCGACGGCCGCAACGACATCGAGATGTTCACCTGGGCCGGCGCCGCCGGTCGCGCGGTCGCCATGGGCCAGTCGCCCGACGAGGTCAAGGCGGCCGCGACCGAGGTCACCGGCGGCATCGACGAGGCCGGGCTCGCCGAGGTGCTCGACACGCTGCCCTAG
- the serS gene encoding serine--tRNA ligase, translating to MIDPVLLRENPDLIKHSQELRGESPDLVDDAVAADAARRHAITAFEALRAEQNAFGKRVAQAPKDEKAALVAQAQELAAKVKQANADVAVAEDAFTEAVRRIGNVVIDGVPAGGEDDFLLIKTVGEVPTFDFEPRDHLEIGELLDAIDMQRGAKVSGARFHYLKGIGARLELAIMTMGLDRALAAGFTPLITPTLVRPEIMQGTGFLGAHADEIYHLPADDLYLTGTSEVALAGYHADEIIDVSNGPIRYAGWSTCYRREAGSGGKDTRGIIRVHQFNKLEMFSYVDPADAEAEHARLLAWQEGMLQDLGLTYRVIDTAAGDLGSSAARKYDVEAWVPTQGAYRELTSTSNCTTYQARRLDIRHRTESGRTAPVATLNGTLATTRWIVAILETHQQADGSVRVPEALRGYLGGLEVLEPVTR from the coding sequence GTGATCGACCCCGTGCTGCTCCGCGAGAACCCCGACCTGATCAAGCATTCGCAGGAACTCCGCGGCGAGTCTCCCGACCTCGTCGACGACGCCGTGGCCGCAGACGCCGCACGTCGTCACGCCATCACGGCCTTCGAGGCGTTGCGCGCCGAGCAGAACGCGTTCGGCAAGCGGGTCGCGCAGGCCCCGAAAGACGAGAAGGCCGCACTCGTGGCGCAGGCGCAGGAGCTCGCGGCGAAGGTCAAGCAGGCCAACGCCGACGTCGCCGTCGCCGAAGACGCCTTCACCGAGGCCGTCCGCCGCATCGGCAACGTCGTGATCGACGGCGTGCCCGCGGGCGGCGAAGACGACTTCCTGCTGATCAAGACGGTCGGCGAGGTGCCGACGTTCGACTTCGAGCCACGCGACCACCTCGAGATCGGCGAGCTGCTCGACGCGATCGACATGCAGCGCGGCGCGAAGGTCTCGGGCGCCCGCTTCCACTACCTCAAGGGCATCGGCGCCCGTCTCGAGCTCGCGATCATGACCATGGGACTCGACCGGGCCCTGGCCGCGGGCTTCACCCCGCTCATCACGCCGACGCTCGTACGCCCTGAGATCATGCAGGGCACCGGGTTCCTCGGCGCGCACGCCGACGAGATCTACCACCTGCCGGCCGACGACCTCTACCTGACCGGCACGAGCGAGGTGGCGCTCGCGGGCTACCACGCCGACGAGATCATCGACGTGTCGAACGGCCCGATCCGCTACGCCGGCTGGTCGACCTGCTACCGCCGCGAGGCGGGCTCGGGCGGCAAGGACACCCGCGGCATCATCCGCGTGCACCAGTTCAACAAGCTCGAGATGTTCAGCTACGTCGACCCGGCCGATGCCGAGGCCGAGCATGCCCGCCTGCTCGCGTGGCAGGAGGGCATGCTGCAGGACCTGGGGCTCACGTACCGCGTCATCGACACCGCCGCGGGCGACCTGGGTTCGAGCGCTGCCCGCAAGTACGACGTCGAGGCGTGGGTGCCCACGCAGGGCGCGTACCGCGAGCTCACGTCGACCTCGAACTGCACCACGTACCAGGCGCGGCGCCTCGACATCCGTCACCGCACCGAATCGGGCAGGACGGCGCCCGTCGCCACCCTCAACGGCACGCTCGCCACCACGCGCTGGATCGTCGCGATCCTCGAGACGCACCAGCAGGCCGACGGGTCGGTGCGCGTGCCCGAGGCGTTGCGGGGCTACCTCGGCGGCCTCGAGGTGCTCGAGCCCGTCACGCGATGA
- a CDS encoding DUF445 domain-containing protein → MTTTVERPTRPPVPTEAERLAALRRMKRLATSLLVVAAIVFAVAFALQDEIPWMGYVRAAAEGAMVGAIADWFAVTALFRRPLGLPIPHTAIIPTRKDEIGATLGAFVEDEFLSDDVVLGKLRSIGISRRLGGWLAMPANAERLTAEATVAARGVLELLGDDDVADVIERLARKHLFEPEWSPSIGRVGARLVAADQQRAAVDALLVKAEDWLVAHPEAFGSMVSDRLPRWMPGFVDRLVDDRAAREVLGFVRAVRADPRHPLREAIDRYLADLADALQHDPATIARVEGIKLDLLESPRVREFAGEAWTAVKAALDESLADPSSELRQSLASAIAEVGSRLVADEALAAKVDTWVTDAAAYVVRTYRHEIAGVITETVERWDPAETTRKLEIQVGRDLQFIRINGTVVGALAGLAIYSVATALHALV, encoded by the coding sequence ATGACCACGACCGTCGAACGCCCCACCCGGCCGCCCGTTCCGACCGAGGCCGAACGGCTGGCTGCGCTGCGGCGCATGAAGCGGCTCGCGACCTCGCTGCTCGTCGTCGCCGCGATCGTGTTCGCCGTCGCGTTCGCACTGCAGGACGAGATCCCCTGGATGGGCTACGTACGCGCCGCCGCCGAGGGCGCGATGGTCGGCGCGATCGCCGACTGGTTCGCGGTGACGGCGCTGTTCCGCCGGCCGCTCGGGCTGCCGATCCCCCACACCGCGATCATCCCGACGCGCAAGGACGAGATCGGCGCGACGCTCGGAGCCTTCGTGGAGGACGAGTTCCTCTCGGACGACGTCGTGCTCGGCAAGCTCCGCTCGATCGGCATCTCGCGCCGCCTGGGCGGGTGGCTCGCGATGCCGGCGAACGCCGAACGGCTCACCGCCGAGGCCACCGTCGCCGCACGCGGCGTGCTCGAACTGCTCGGCGACGACGACGTCGCCGACGTGATCGAACGGCTCGCCCGCAAGCACCTCTTCGAGCCCGAGTGGTCGCCCTCGATCGGCCGGGTCGGGGCGCGGCTCGTGGCGGCGGACCAGCAGCGGGCCGCGGTCGACGCCCTGCTCGTCAAGGCCGAGGACTGGCTCGTCGCCCATCCCGAGGCGTTCGGCAGCATGGTCTCCGACCGCCTGCCCCGCTGGATGCCCGGGTTCGTCGACCGGCTCGTCGACGACCGCGCGGCTCGCGAGGTGCTCGGGTTCGTGCGTGCCGTGCGCGCCGACCCGCGGCATCCGCTCCGCGAGGCGATCGACCGCTACCTCGCCGACCTCGCCGATGCGCTGCAGCACGACCCCGCGACGATCGCACGCGTCGAGGGCATCAAGCTGGACCTGCTCGAGAGCCCCCGCGTGCGGGAGTTCGCCGGCGAGGCCTGGACCGCCGTGAAGGCCGCGCTCGACGAATCGCTCGCCGACCCCTCGAGCGAGCTGCGGCAGAGCCTCGCCTCGGCGATCGCCGAGGTGGGATCCCGGCTCGTGGCCGACGAGGCGCTCGCGGCGAAGGTCGACACCTGGGTGACGGATGCCGCGGCCTACGTCGTGCGCACGTACCGGCACGAGATCGCGGGCGTCATCACCGAGACGGTCGAGCGGTGGGACCCGGCCGAGACCACCCGCAAGCTCGAGATCCAGGTCGGGCGCGACCTGCAGTTCATCCGCATCAACGGCACCGTCGTGGGCGCGCTCGCCGGCCTCGCGATCTACTCGGTCGCGACGGCCCTGCACGCGCTCGTCTGA
- a CDS encoding ABC transporter permease, whose translation MTWPGELLPTLVGVLALIALTTLVLAVAHVPHRWAPALAILRGTAQLAVISVVLTGVISDPLWVGAALVVMFGVAAATATRRIGWSAAHATMVAGGMAIGIVVTLTIVFATGAIEFSARYVLAMGGIVIGNAMTIATLAGRRFTEGTIDRWDEVEAWMSLGATPRQSTVDIVRNAISNALIPATDQTKTTGLVTLPGAFVGAIFGGVSPLEAGRFQIVVLAAIMAAGAITAVLVVRWLAPVTRKPLPLG comes from the coding sequence ATGACGTGGCCGGGCGAGCTCCTTCCGACGCTGGTCGGCGTGCTGGCGCTCATCGCGCTCACGACGCTCGTGCTCGCCGTCGCGCACGTGCCGCACCGGTGGGCGCCCGCGCTCGCGATCCTGCGCGGTACAGCTCAGCTCGCGGTGATCAGCGTGGTGCTCACGGGCGTGATCTCCGATCCGCTCTGGGTCGGCGCCGCCCTCGTGGTCATGTTCGGAGTGGCCGCCGCAACCGCGACCCGGCGCATCGGGTGGTCGGCCGCGCACGCGACGATGGTCGCGGGCGGCATGGCGATCGGCATCGTCGTGACGCTGACCATCGTCTTCGCGACGGGAGCGATCGAGTTCTCGGCCCGCTACGTGCTCGCGATGGGCGGCATCGTGATCGGCAACGCGATGACCATCGCGACGCTCGCGGGGCGACGCTTCACCGAGGGCACGATCGATCGGTGGGACGAGGTCGAGGCGTGGATGTCGCTCGGCGCGACACCCCGCCAGTCGACCGTCGACATCGTGCGCAACGCGATCTCGAACGCGCTCATCCCCGCGACCGACCAGACGAAGACGACCGGGCTCGTCACCTTGCCCGGCGCGTTCGTCGGCGCCATCTTCGGCGGGGTCTCGCCGCTCGAGGCGGGGCGGTTCCAGATCGTCGTGCTCGCGGCGATCATGGCCGCTGGCGCGATCACGGCAGTGCTCGTGGTGCGATGGCTGGCACCGGTCACGCGCAAGCCCCTCCCGCTCGGCTGA
- a CDS encoding LCP family protein — protein MSDDRGGKSGPADEVEPESMAPADGVPAPGPTAPEPPRHGRMPRRNGWISAAKLAASVVAVVAISGIAVAAFAAVDLVTTAVSAPTLTLANEEILEGVPDIGAMDGGLNFLLVGSDKRPADGAFGDPEEESAVLNDVTMLVHISQDHSHVEVVSFPRDMLVEVPECPDPADPNGEPLSALSAVKINTVLSYGGFNCVAATVGQLTGVTIPVGGIVEFYGVAALAEAVGGVDVCVAEQIDDDYTGIHLAAGMQSLTGMQALQFLRTRHGVGDGSDLGRISNQQVFMSALMRKLQADGTLGDPVKLYSMAKAILANMSLSSAMQNPTVLVSIARAVQDIDLSKVAFVQYPTAYTFDQSAVEPTESAGLVNAALQADQPIVLDPAATTDAEFGTGADPTTAAPPAPEDGTDEGTDETGEAGETPPPTGALPTDVTGQTAAEVRCSTANEG, from the coding sequence GTGAGCGATGATCGCGGAGGGAAGTCCGGACCGGCCGACGAGGTCGAGCCCGAGTCCATGGCGCCTGCCGACGGGGTGCCGGCGCCCGGACCGACGGCACCGGAACCGCCGCGTCACGGGCGCATGCCCCGCCGCAACGGCTGGATCTCCGCAGCGAAGCTCGCGGCATCCGTCGTCGCCGTCGTCGCGATCAGCGGCATCGCGGTCGCCGCATTCGCCGCCGTCGACCTCGTCACCACCGCCGTGTCCGCGCCGACGCTGACCCTCGCGAACGAGGAGATCCTCGAAGGCGTGCCCGACATCGGCGCCATGGACGGCGGCCTGAACTTCCTGCTCGTGGGCAGTGACAAGCGTCCGGCCGACGGCGCCTTCGGCGACCCCGAAGAGGAGTCCGCGGTCCTCAACGACGTCACGATGCTCGTGCACATCTCGCAGGACCACTCGCACGTCGAGGTCGTGAGCTTTCCGAGGGACATGCTCGTCGAGGTGCCGGAGTGCCCGGACCCGGCCGACCCGAACGGCGAACCGCTCTCGGCCCTGTCGGCGGTGAAGATCAACACCGTGCTCTCGTACGGCGGCTTCAACTGCGTGGCCGCGACCGTCGGGCAGCTCACCGGCGTGACGATCCCTGTCGGCGGCATCGTCGAGTTCTACGGCGTCGCGGCGCTCGCCGAGGCGGTGGGCGGCGTCGACGTGTGCGTCGCGGAGCAGATCGACGACGACTACACCGGCATCCACCTCGCGGCCGGCATGCAGTCGCTCACCGGGATGCAGGCGCTGCAGTTCCTCCGCACCAGGCACGGCGTCGGCGACGGCAGCGACCTCGGGCGCATCTCGAACCAGCAGGTGTTCATGTCCGCCCTCATGCGCAAGCTCCAGGCCGACGGCACGCTGGGCGACCCCGTGAAGCTCTACTCGATGGCGAAGGCGATCCTCGCGAACATGAGCCTCTCGAGTGCGATGCAGAACCCGACCGTGCTCGTCTCGATCGCCCGCGCCGTGCAGGACATCGACCTGTCGAAGGTGGCGTTCGTGCAGTACCCGACCGCCTATACCTTCGACCAGAGCGCCGTCGAGCCCACCGAATCCGCCGGCCTCGTCAACGCGGCGCTGCAGGCCGACCAGCCGATCGTGCTCGACCCGGCCGCCACGACCGACGCCGAGTTCGGCACCGGAGCCGACCCCACGACCGCCGCCCCGCCAGCTCCCGAGGATGGCACCGACGAGGGCACCGACGAGACCGGCGAAGCCGGCGAGACGCCTCCGCCGACCGGCGCCCTCCCCACCGACGTCACGGGGCAGACCGCCGCCGAGGTTCGCTGCTCGACCGCGAACGAAGGGTGA